Proteins co-encoded in one Mastacembelus armatus chromosome 24, fMasArm1.2, whole genome shotgun sequence genomic window:
- the smpdl3a gene encoding cyclic GMP-AMP phosphodiesterase SMPDL3A, with product MVQRLCFVLLLTCAAPLSAAPAGSSYLPGTGRFWHITDLHMDPSYHLAPDPTKVCFSSKGVPASHAGVFGDFLCDSPYSLIQSAFSHMAPLTQPQDFIIWTGDSPPHVPVHELSTDTVIQVISNMTQTIRQHFPNLTVYPALGNHDYWPQDQMQASTNAIYKAAAQLWKPWLQTEALLTLSQGGFYSQLAKPGLRVLSLNTILYYGPNKVTANMTDPAGQFEWLETTLEKAAQNQEKVYIIAHVPVGFLPFARNTTAMRKRDNERLVTIFRKYSHVIAGHFYGHTHRDSIMVLLNEGGEPVNSLFVSPAVTPIKSVLEPYSNNPAFRMYLYNSRDYALLDIWQYYLNLTEANEKQRSDWRLEYIMTKAFGLTDLQPQSLLQLGLSFRLPQTKTFDKYFSHYMVSYNSSITCEGRCKVSQVCAVLYLDQVSYSKCAAQGEW from the exons ATGGTGCAGCGTCTgtgctttgtgctgctgttgaccTGCGCGGCTCCGCTGTCTGCGGCCCCGGCTGGAAGCAGCTACCTGCCGGGCACAG GCAGGTTCTGGCATATCACAGATCTCCACATGGACCCGTCCTACCACCTGGCCCCAGACCCCACCAAGGTGTGCTTCTCCTCCAAAGGGGTCCCGGCCTCCCACGCCGGCGTGTTCGGGGACTTCCTGTGTGACTCTCCCTACAGCCTCATCCAGTCAGCCTTCAGTCACATGGCTCCACTCACACAGCCGCAGGATTTCATCATATGGACCGG GGACAGTCCACCTCACGTCCCTGTGCACGAGCTCTCCACAGACACAGTGATCCAGGTGATCAGTAACATGACCCAGACCATCAGACAACACTTCCCCAACCTGACGGTGTATCCTGCCCTGGGAAACCATGACTACTGGCCACAG GACCAGATGCAGGCCTCCACGAACGCCATCTACAAAGCTGCTGCCCAGCTGTGGAAGCCGTGGCTACAGACTGAAGCTCTGCTCACACTCTCACAAG GTGGTTTCTACTCTCAGCTGGCAAAGCCTGGTCTGCGAGTGCTAAGTCTGAACACAATCCTTTACTATGGTCCTAATAAGGTCACAGCTAACATGACGGACCCTGCAGGACAGTTCGAATGGTTGGAGACAACTCTGGAGAAAGCTGCTCAGAACCAGGAGAAG GTGTACATCATAGCCCACGTCCCAGTGGGCTTCCTGCCGTTTGCCAGAAACACCACTGCTATGAGAAAGAGGGACAATGAGAGGCTAGTGACCATTTTCAGGAAGTACAGTCATGTGATTGCAGGACATTTCTACGGACACACCCACCGCGACAGCATCATGGTGCTGCTGAATGAAGgag GTGAACCAGTGAATTCTCTTTTTGTGTCACCGGCCGTCACACCAATCAAATCGGTACTGGAGCCATACTCTAACAACCCAGCTTTCCGCATGTACCTGTATAACTCCAGGGACTACGCACTATTG GATATCTGGCAGTACTATTTGAATCTGACGGAAGCCAACGAGAAACAAAGATCTGACTGGAGGCTTGAATATATCATGACTAAAGCCTTTGGACTCACTGATCTGCAGCCACAAAGCCTGCTGCAGCTGGGCCTGAGCTTCAGGCTGCCACAGACCAAAACCTTTGACAAGTATTTCAGTCACTACATGGTCAGctacaacagcagcatcaccTGTGAAGGCAGATGTAAGGTCAGCCAGGTGTGTGCCGTGCTCTACCTGGACCAAGTGTCCTACTCCAAATGTGCTGCACAGGGAGAATGGTAG
- the LOC113137087 gene encoding fatty acid-binding protein, brain: protein MIDAFCATWKLVNSENFDEYMKALGVGFATRQVGNVTKPTVIISQEGDKVVIRTQSTFKNTEISFKLGEEFDETTADDRNCKSTVSLDGDKLVHVQKWDGKETKFVREIKDGKMIMNLTFEDIHAVRTYEKA, encoded by the exons ATGATCGACGCCTTCTGTGCCACCTGGAAACTGGTCAACAGTGAGAATTTTGATGAGTACATGAAAGCACTTG GTGTGGGCTTTGCCACCAGGCAGGTTGGTAATGTGACCAAGCCGACGGTCATCATCAGCCAGGAGGGTGACAAGGTGGTGATCCGCACCCAGAGCACCTTCAAAAACACAGAGATCTCCTTCAAGCTGGGGGAGGAGTTTGACGAAACCACGGCTGATGACAGGAACTGCAAA tccacAGTGTCTCTGGACGGAGACAAGCTGGTCCACGTCCAGAAGTGGGATGGCAAAGAGACCAAGTTCGTCAGAGAAATCAAGGACGGCAAGATGATCATG AATTTGACCTTTGAAGACATCCATGCAGTTCGTACCTATGAGAAGGCATAA
- the LOC113136929 gene encoding uncharacterized protein LOC113136929: protein MDPNVFISDPDASVSRSNSSETLTVEREKKRQMRERRTMAELTGIITSLFVMLLIDFPAETGQVSYINNYIDVRDGDDVTLSCGHVKSDQDKCESISWVFSSFRTRAAAYLIYKGQIHNGAKSKSDRLSVTENCSLVIKKVTVEDVGQYICRQFDTPGRQQGPESVVVLSVVTMTEQKLHDKVTFTCQVFRYDHCHQSVKWLFQDKDVDQNNKDFQTSQTDCYATVTFLDSHFIYSSRFKLFECEVTNTDSGKVQKFSFRRQSSGEETGQDTTTTTTNDATNLPDWGWGLIAVTVSLAALVIIVLLVQRYKRRTGKKTQTDENTGLSLNTAETQSGPETSQDTADPEDGVSYASISFTRKTKSKARVQADDDDDEGDAVTYSTVKGSSSSAGASTDPSSLYATINNPTR, encoded by the exons ATGGATCcaaatgtctttatttctgaTCCTGATGCTTCAGTTTCCAG AAGCAACAGCTCAGAGACTCTGACagttgagagagagaagaagagacaaatgagagagagaagaacgaTGGCTGAATTGACAGGGATTATAACGTCTTTATTTGTGATGCTGCTGATTGACTTTCCAG CAGAAACTGGACAAGTGTCCTACATTAACAACTACATCGATGTCAGAGATGGAGACGACGTCACTTTGTCTTGTGGACATGTGAAAAGTGATCAGGATAAATGTGAAAGTATTTCCTGGGTCTTTAGTAGTTTTAGAACCAGAGCAGCTGCATACCTGATTTATAAGGGTCAGATTCACAATGGAGCCAAATCTAAATCAGACAGACTGAGTGTAACAGAGAACTGTTCTCTGGTTATAAAGAAGGTCACAGTTGAGGATGTTGGTCAATACATCTGCAGACAGTTTGACACACCAGGACGACAACAAGGTCCAGAGTCTGTGGTTGTTCTGTCTGTTGTTACCA TGACTGAACAGAAGCTCCATGATAAAGTGACGTTCACCTGCCAAGTGTTTAGATATGATCATTGTCATCAGTCAGTGAAGTGGCTGTTTCAGGATAAAGATGTGGATCAAAATAACAAAGACTTCCAGACATCACAGACTGACTGCTACGCCACTGTGACTTTTCTGGATTCTCACTTTATTTACTCATCAAGGTTTAAATTATTCGAGTGTGAAGTGACAAATACTGACAGTGGAAAAGTGCAGAAGTTCAGCTTCAGACGTCAGAGCTCAGGtgaggaaacag GTCaggacacaacaacaacaacaacaaatgatgcTACAAATCTACCAG ATTGGGGGTGGGGGCTCATCGCTGTGACTGTGAGTTTAGCTGCGCTGGTGATAATTGTGCTGCTGGTCCAAAGATATAAGAGAAGAACAG gaaagaaaacacagacggATGAAAACACT ggACTGAGcttaaacacagcagagactCAGTCTGGTCCAGAAACCAGTCAGGACACG GCTGATCCTGAGGATGGAGTTTCCTACGCCTCCATCAGCTTCACCAGGAAGACCAAGAGTAAAGCCCGG GTTcaggctgatgatgatgatgatgaaggtgatgCAGTGACCTACAGCACTGTGAAAGgttcctcttcttctgctggAGCCTCCACTGATCCCAGCAGCCTCTACGCTACCATCAACAACCCAACCAGATAA